From the Cloeon dipterum chromosome 4, ieCloDipt1.1, whole genome shotgun sequence genome, the window aaatttaatccatcgcattaattaaaaaaatatttgcgagaaaaattttttgtgataacgatttcaaaatatttaacagtatggcagttaattttcttgattaaattatgtttcatatttaattttgtgtttttaattgtaagaaaaatatctaagttcttctcttttagggttttttaaagaatattctaggaacattaaaaaaatattttgaattaatctcagaatgatccatggaataatctggggatattctatttaactttattcaaatttcccctttgggattattctagggatattcttgtagattaatctctagattgactttagaacattttaaggttaatcaGGATTCATTCCAGAAACAttccagaaattaattttttggattaatcttAGATAGATCCAAAGAATAATCAGAGGATATTTCCTGTAGATTgatctctagattgatcttaaacTATCTTAGGTTAATCTTGATTAatccaggattaatcctggaacatttttttggattaattttttcagataaatttagattaatctaGGATTAATCaggatattcctgggttatatttttttatgcgggtatGACAACCATAGAGAGAACTCATATTAATTGctttcattttacttttgcctCAGTATTTGAACTGTCCACCTTATTGTCACGTCTTGTCGTCTTTGTGACTTGGTGTGCATTGGCTGAATAGTATGGGCAtgataaaaaagttatttgtcGAAGAATTCAGTAAGACGCCAACGCGATACAAAGTTTTACGGTTATTTCTTGGTGCGGTTGCTGCCGTCTTTGTTGCCTGGGGTATCTATGCAATCGTCAGAAACAGGCTCGCTGCGTCAAGTACGTTCTATAgtcattttccattttgtaaaactcaaatttcaataatttaatctgcAGATCTCACCTAGAGACGAGTTCGTGTTTCGTGTTTGTTCCTATATCAACCCTATCAACACACCTGTGCCTGTGGCTGCTGCATGTGTACATATGGAAGCAAAAGCGATTGAACTAAATAGCACAAGTGAGTGATTCCACAAAATCATGTTTTCCAAATCTGAACGCAAAATCAAAGCCAGTAAAAACCGATTAATGTGTCAGTCTACCGAAAGCAATTGACCAGTtacataaacccttagtgttcgaagccgccaacagatttcttaaaaattcagttttaaggcacttccgcagcgatttcagactcaatctagctctGTGCATTCCTATTcctcacttaattttcttccttttgacgtgccgaaaacaaaaatcggttcagccaatcgccgtagaaacatcagaaaagatttttttattcaaaaaatagtttttcaggttttttcaCAACTCTACGGCAATTGGCTagaccgattttggttttcagcacgtcacaAGAAAGCATTAAgtagtgaagaatgcacagtataGATAGATTGTAAACATcagtaaacattttttttaattgttttgttaaGTGTCTTCTgcgtttcaatatttattcacgtacaattaaaaattttggtcaatttcgCGATTTGAAAGCCTTTTTTGATAATTGTTAGAGTCACCTACATTTCAATACATATTAATATAAACGAACTAAATTGCAGTCGATGGACTTATCTGATTGCAGTGCCGCAAGAGACGAACATCATGGCCATCAATATGCATTTCTTCAAAAGGTGCGAGGGAAGGTCGGTGCCATCGACTTCAAAAACCGTGCGCGCATCACCCTAAGGAGGCAGCTGCGAGGCGACGCGAGCCACCGGCACCAGCGTCTACAGCCGCCGCAAAAGCGCGCTGTGTTTTCGACCGGCGTGCATTTTCCTATAGAGTGGAACGACCTACCACCTGAGCTTAAGGACTGCACCGTTGCTGAATTTCCCTCCCTCTATAAGAAGCACCTCTGGCAAGTATGCAGTGAACGTGATCAGTGATATACAAAGTATTTTGCGactcagtgcggcgtgatatCCCCAGTGAGATGGATCGtttaagcaatttttcgcTAACACTGTTTGCCCTTCCTTGCTATGTTTGacctgataatttattgtatcttattatattttattgtactCAAACTTTATGTTAATAATATGACCCACATAAATAAACGCAAACGAAACCTTTGTGCTCAATGGCACATACTATATTAACCATTATCCACGCAGGGAGAGGGATTACGGGATTCCCGTCCCGTCCCTGAGGGACAGGACGATTTTTGTAATTCGGGACAGGGACAATATGCAGCTGGAAAACACTAGTTTTGGATttatccgcatttttccgaatttaaccccaaAAAAGTTGTATATTTggtgccaaaataaaattatgttttggaaaattacgatgagaGTAGTTAAGGTTTTCTACTCTCtcttggtgaaaccagtgcaGCGTTTGCATAGATccgcattttttcggaaaactTACTgcattgaaaaacaattttttaggggttttctgcaattatgcgcattttttagaaaaacgtgaaattttattgataataaaaaattcacattatgaatgaaaaaataatgggatttttaaaaataagtaaaaattattataatcgGTATAATTGAGGCAAATATGATCTACGTATAACCGGTGTAATGTTTCAACATTTTCTTCACTTTCATATATAGGAATAATATTTGAGGTTAGTTACAGAGGAATGGTTGCGAATTTCCCCGCAAACAtttaacacacatacagattaAGTAATAAGGATCATgttgtacagttaaaaaaatacataagcAGCTTCATCAGACTAATATTTGTATACTTAATTAATGTGCAAAAGCACGGTTAACAGTGAAACGAAATGAACATGGACGCTGAACTCTGGCATCTGACTCTCAATGTAGTAAACATCGCATACTTAAAAATCGACATAGtaaaaggattaaaaactGTATGTGTACAAAATTCTGGCGCTTGTAGATCTGTTCGTTAGTCAACACGTaatcagtaaatttaaatgacaatCTTTCTCAGAGTAGCATCATTCCCTGATAGATTCAATTCTGTCCAGACGTCCTTCAATAAAGTTGATTGTCTCACACAGGTTCTTGGAAGAGTACTTCTTACGCAGGTActgaaataaaagattttaaataagagatgacaaaataatttctaagaCTCTTTTGGTCTCGGCCACTGACTTGCCCTCGGTCGCTGGACAAAGAGAGCGGCAATTTTGCGACCGAAAGAAATCAAGACGAACCTGCAAATTGGACGAGTGTCCCTTGAGGACGACGCGCGCGAGTTGCTTGACGGCCTCCTCAACCACGGCAAAGGAATAAGCTGAGAAGTAGTGCAGCGTGGGGCTCCAGAGGCGCTTGAGGATGTCGCTGGAGCTTTGGTCAGCCTGCTTGTGCTCGTCGTACACATCTTGGTCCAAGTTGACGAACAACGATAGGCACATGGCAGCGGCGGCCTGCAGCGAGGGTCGCACGTGGCACATCTCATGGCGCACCAGCTGCAGTTCCATGAAGTAATTGGCCGTGCAGTGGGTCTCGAACGTGGCGTCGGCCACCGTGCTGAAGCACCGAAGGAACTGCAGCGGCAGCGGGCGCCCGATGTTAAAAGATAAGCGGGCCAAAATTTTGGCCTCCATCTCCACGACCTGCTCCGTAGTGTAAGTGTAGTCGGTGATGTAGATGCAGTCGCCAACAGTGGTCGGACACATGATCTCCTTGAATTTGGACGCGATCAGCAGGCTCGTTACACCAACCAGTTGCAGATGCGCCTTGGGAGTTGCCAGGGCGGtctgcaaatttattgaacggtttaaaaaataaatttcttccgaagcactaaataatttatttaaggttttttttaaaataaaaaatgatctgaatcattttttagaattttgccAGAGTATTTTCTATAAtcctttacaaaaatttttaaaattaatgcataacttttttaaaatcattctgAAAGAGCCATTATATAGGAATTATctatcaattattaaaaccaatattaaataaaaatcacttgGTGCATGACATCATCAACCAAATGACTCATTTTAcacaaaaaagtaaataagtAGCTCCTCACCGCCATGTATTTGTCAAAGATGTAAACTGCAAGGTACAAGGTCTCGGACAGCAGCATGAACTCGCGGTGGACACCGACAAGCCAGTCAACAACGGTCGAACGCATTTCATTCGTCATGATTTTGCATCGCTTGACGTATGCTTCTGGGATGCCGTATACAACTTGGAAACAAGATaagttctgaaaaaaaaaacaatcgtcAATATTAATGGCCTGGCACTAACAACAGTTTTTTGACCTTGTTGACGTAAAGgacaaaattgtcaaaaataattttgtgcagATTTTCTACAATCAGTAACAATTTCCCTCATGACGTTAGGAGATTTTGCACTGTTGCTTATATCCAATCACGATAAACTTTATTATGCAGACACTCTCCTTGacgaaactatttttaatttgtgacaaaatccggaatttttacaaatttttctacTTGAGATCCATTCTAGATTCCCTCCTATGTCCTCAAAAACTTACAATACAAAATTGGCGCCTAAAGTAGTGAAGTGACCCCCAAGGTGATAATATCTCCAAGTATATTACACGTAAAATCGGCCaaccattattatttgtcttgTCAATGAAAGCCGACTgagcaaaattgatttcaaaaattttccttaaaaaaattggtccaGCCCCCAACTTAAAATCTGCTTGATTGACAATTTTGACCTTGATAAGCACCCAAAATTAACAAACCTCAATTTGACTCATGTACGAGTATATGGCCTTCATATAGCGGACCACATTTTTGGCGTCTTTGAGGTTAGTCTTGTCCGAAATCTCGAGATTGGCTATCCCCTCCTGCGAGAAGTTGGACAGGTCCGGCTTACTGGCCTGTGCCTCAACCTTGTCCAATTGCTCTTTGGGTTTGGCAGCAACGGGTGCAGGTGGTTTGGGTCTAACTACCCGTTTCACTGATACCTTGGGCTTTCCATGCTGAGCATTCGGGGCTGATACGATGTTGGCGATACGGCGAACAACACCGGGCTTTGTCATGCTGGCGATCGGCGAAACTTGCTTGTTCCGCACATTGGTCTTCTGCCTCGCTGGCTTGCCGGTCAGTCTGGTAGTTGGCACATTCAGCCTGtgcgaaatttcaaattacaaaaaataaaaagtggttAGTGAATTTCATACTTAGGCTTGGTCAAAACGTGCTTTTCTTTCCTGGCATTGTCCTGTTTGCCAACGGTGACCAATTGAGCGGTCTGTCTGTTGCCGATTACGCCAAGGGTGCTTCTCACGCGACGAACTGGCGCCGCTTTTCGCTCCAACACATCCAGCACATTCTTGGGAAAAGCATTTTCTGCATTCTTCCTATTGATGGCCTGAAATTGTAGATCCTTAATATATTTACAAGGGAACCCTGGATATGTTCCACCCAGCAAATCGGAATATTCGCCGCCAACCCTAAGTGCTCGatgccgccaacagatggcgccacagtagactttcgattttaaggcacttccgctgcgatttcagactcaatccagctactgtgcattcttcaattaatttgctttttttgacgttctgaaaaccacaatcggttcagccaatcgccgtagaatcatgaaaagctattttttgaaataaaaaaatattttccaacgtttctacggcgaatggctgaaccgattttggttttcagcacgtcaaaaaaaaagcaaattaattgaagaatgcaataTAGCTAGATTGattctgaaatcgcagcggaagtgccttaacatcgaaagtctacggtggcgccatctgttggcggcttcaagcacttagggtttatgcaactggtaaATTGTTAGTATTATAAGTTCAGTAAGAAACGagcaccaattaaaattctgctaTCTAGCATAGTTTACGAATAACAGAGCTGCAAAGATTTTCCAATTGTCCAcgtggaaaaacaaaatattagtAAAAGTGCCCGAAATTGGcaaaatgcacatttttgaAATCGGCATGAAGTGCagattcaaaaaatgtttggttttataaaatccgagcatttttctaaaagtaacaccatttttaaatagtatgtttttttttaaattttcaaactaccataactttttgaaaaatgctcggatttaaaaaaaaaatcaaacatttttggaatctgcaCTTCATGCCGATTtcaaaaatgtgcattttgCCAATTTCGGGCACTTTTactaatattttgtttttccacgTGGACAATTGGAAAATCTTTGCAGCTCTGTTATTCGTAAACTATGCTAGatagaagaattttaattggtgctCGTTTCTTACTGAACTTTATACTAAAATTTGGCGGCGAGTATTCCGATTCATATCTAGGGTTCCCTTTTGTTAATTCCATCAGTAAACCGTGGAATTTTTAGAAGACATTCCTCCACCATTCGGGGGACGCGACCGTTAAAACCCTAAAACCTCGAGAATTTCGGGGATTGCGAGCCgtcttatttgaattttaatttcaactacGACAGCTCTTAAGATGTAACTTTTAATCAtgatttgtgaattttatgtTATACAGTACATTGACAGACATACCTGAGCAGTGCAACGAGTCGTTCGAACGCCTGCCATTATCGAACCGGATTCTCAACTTCTTCTCACTAATACGTTAGATAAAGGATGGTTTTAGCAAGTCTCAAACAGTCTGACACAACGAAACGGACAGGTTCCTGTGATTTATCAAATCGCTGCTCCGCTGCTGCTCTAGTTGATgtgtctgctgctgctggcggatGCCGGATGAGTAGTGATGGGAATTTTCCTATCGATAGTTtgaactatcgatatttttcggtgaaaatatcgatatttcgataggtattttttctcaatggggcggatcacggcaccgttttttagctcgaccttgaaacgctGTACAATGCTTACCtaatgcccagcgttgccattttttctcaaggttgcgttgccgtgatccgcccccggggcggatcacggcaccgttttttagctcgaccttgaaacgctGTGCAATGCaagccttatgcccagcgttgccattttttctcaaggttgcgttgccgtgatccgccccaaCATCTAGGACTATTTTTACCATCGATGTTTTTCAGacgataaaaatcgatatatatatatatatatatatatatatcgttcgtgccgcggaaaaaAAGTCCGATCTCCAACTTGCCACTTTGTAGCAAAAGTCCGACGGACTTTTTCGCCAACGGTAAAATTGTCCGATCAAAGgtattccaaattttacaaGAGGTAATAAAAACTTAATAGCCAAGTTACATTATGTTTATCCATGGTATTCCTTCaagattttgttattttaaacctTCATTTTCATAATGTGACTGTCATTTATTACTAGAAAATCTTCCATTTACTAATAAATTAGAGGTTTTTGGGTCAAGTGTATACGCTATTACATTTAAATCACTTATTATGTTGgatttttcagagaaaataTGCTCCtcgtgcatttttatattgataatATCACTTATTGTTTATagtttaatggaaaaaatattactgcGAAGGATTTTGATATATTctatttgagcaaaaatctcTGAAAGCAACACATTGTTGTCCAAGTCGATGGATTATGACGAAAGTTTTTTGCCAAAACTTTGCCCTAATTGACCGACAAAACAGTAgagaaaactccgactttccaatttttgcgggttttacgggcgttcaaaggtcaaaatctgggaattttgagtacttcgtaactttgctcagggtggtactagaataaaaatttgaaaactggtttactcgtctcaacaaggcaaacaacttttatgttgacctcaaagttgtaggtcaaaggtcaaggtcataaaaattgatttttttattttaaactcaaattagaaaatgaagatattgaatttttttttattttttcatagccaaattgtagagcataaaaaattaagtttaaagcGTTAGAATTAGGAACGGTGttatcaaaaatgttttaataaaaaaatgaaaatttcgaaaacactagtttttcgaggttggtaaaTAACGATGATCgactaaatctcgacttctaatcatccgattttaaaaaaaccgcatagcgttagactcgtctcgacgtccccaagtgcactaaatTGGTACAaaacccaccaacccccaacccccttttaaccccctcaataacggtaaattaagcattttttcgtccgtttgaacaccttagcacgacgttgacgagaaattgtcttcttcaaaccaattcatttacttagttcactcaaagacgagtAAAACGgtgcttattttttgtaagtgGGACCACTACAATCCGAGATTTgggtgcacaaagttttttatcgagacgcgatgcaataaaaaactttgtgcacctAAATCTCagggtaatttaattaataacaaggAAATCAAAACCGAAGAGAAAACATCCTAAAACAGgctttcttaaattttaaaagatggtcgataattttcagaatatgtgctATTTGACCCATAAGACGCTTTCAGGGTGCCCATAATCTCGTTCCTGATCTTGAACACTTGAAAGAATCTCGGgggatgaataaattaaacattttttttaaagctcttAACTTGACCGTACCAACAGTAGCAGTGTGCAGACCTTTTGCAGATtaaaccaatacagagcccaTGTCAGGCGTTTTTAAAGTGGCTATacaaatagtaaattttataatagtGATCGCTTGAGGGCTTTGCCCTACGCCAGGGTATGATTTCTCACCTATTCTGATGGTCTTGTTTGTTCCCaatcaaattgttttcttgATCTAAAAAACACCCTTTCTCAACATTTGACGCTTTGTTTCTCGCAAACTATACAAGTTTCaccattctgaaaattttttgactATAGTCTGAAAATAGTTTACACACACTTACAATTAggccaacattttttaatctaaaatatacttaagaaatgaaaaatacttttttggaGATGTCTTC encodes:
- the LOC135943531 gene encoding G2/mitotic-specific cyclin-B2-like: MAGVRTTRCTAQAINRKNAENAFPKNVLDVLERKAAPVRRVRSTLGVIGNRQTAQLVTVGKQDNARKEKHVLTKPKLNVPTTRLTGKPARQKTNVRNKQVSPIASMTKPGVVRRIANIVSAPNAQHGKPKVSVKRVVRPKPPAPVAAKPKEQLDKVEAQASKPDLSNFSQEGIANLEISDKTNLKDAKNVVRYMKAIYSYMSQIENLSCFQVVYGIPEAYVKRCKIMTNEMRSTVVDWLVGVHREFMLLSETLYLAVYIFDKYMATALATPKAHLQLVGVTSLLIASKFKEIMCPTTVGDCIYITDYTYTTEQVVEMEAKILARLSFNIGRPLPLQFLRCFSTVADATFETHCTANYFMELQLVRHEMCHVRPSLQAAAAMCLSLFVNLDQDVYDEHKQADQSSSDILKRLWSPTLHYFSAYSFAVVEEAVKQLARVVLKGHSSNLQYLRKKYSSKNLCETINFIEGRLDRIESIRE